The Edaphobacter sp. 12200R-103 genome contains a region encoding:
- a CDS encoding MarR family winged helix-turn-helix transcriptional regulator — protein MTRTPQTESDLSGIHLWLLLWKASRAVEAHSTRSIARFDMGTTDFGVLEALLHKGPLSVTQLRQKVLLTSGSMTTAVDRLEVRGLVTRNDDAKDRRARIIRLTPEGRRLIECAFADHRDEMETALVDFSKEDRAHLLPLLRRLGRAAESTFHATPTGAEQRREE, from the coding sequence ATGACAAGGACACCACAAACCGAATCCGATCTCAGCGGCATCCACCTCTGGCTGCTCCTCTGGAAGGCTTCCCGAGCGGTCGAGGCGCACTCAACCCGCAGCATCGCCCGTTTCGACATGGGGACGACCGACTTTGGCGTCCTCGAGGCGCTCCTCCATAAGGGGCCACTGAGCGTGACGCAGCTTCGGCAGAAGGTGCTTCTTACCAGCGGCTCCATGACGACTGCCGTCGATCGCCTGGAAGTCCGAGGCCTCGTCACCCGCAACGACGACGCGAAGGACCGCCGCGCCCGCATCATCCGGCTGACCCCGGAGGGCCGCAGGCTGATCGAGTGCGCCTTCGCCGACCATCGCGATGAGATGGAGACCGCACTTGTGGATTTCAGTAAAGAGGATCGCGCCCATCTGCTGCCGCTTCTGCGCAGGCTGGGCCGCGCCGCCGAATCGACTTTTCACGCAACACCAACGGGCGCTGAACAGCGCCGGGAGGAGTAA
- a CDS encoding ABC transporter permease, whose product MKFWRRRSDDIDEEIATHLAMAAAERERRGETPEQALRSAKREFGNPLLVRDVTRGVWGGEWLEHLLQDLRYAWRQTRRSPGFSLTVIATLALGLGATAAMFTVVERVLLQTLSYPEPQRLVLPAESGRRGDRQSMPLPDIEEWRQRAQSFEDIAFSNSAVGRSFLEGDAAAEQVGHSLVSTNLFSVLGVRPALGRGFAYDGQKPFAHAGDEKTIVLSDAAWRDAFGGRKDILGRIVRISGQPYTVVGVMPRGFSFPWNSSRPQVWTAAHFDPSDDSRNALNALYKLYIPIARLKRGVSVTKADAELKVVQAEVAKLYTDPYARNLVTSATVKPYGESLVKPEVRKALLALFGASGVLWLIACVNVTGLLLARAAVRQREIAIRGALGASRGRIVRQLMMEGMILSAGGSLLGLALAVGLLKAFAHNLATQLQVKGAMPDGRVIAVLLALTIGSAVLSAMWPAVSSARAAIEPALRQGSGGQAGQSREQHRLRSALVVTQIALSLMLLVSCGLLLRTIYALRHAPLGFRTDHILVGSMAIPSYRFAGRDLTSDLYRPMLERVMALPGVEAATLMTEVPLGHSFNVTFSFSAQGNSADAVRKRDFRAQLRVVGPDAQKVFGFKLFKGRYFNEGDTAGSPGVVVVNRAFVKEFSQSNDPDKVMGERLMNLEKDRPAVVVGVLDDTRQVSVAEQSRPEMQFYLPQLKPDSNLYKNVEGIAMDLAVRTERPSASIVPEIKELMRRASPELANTEFVSMDQIVEDSYGNQQIMARLLIVFGGAALLLCLSGIYGLLTQLVAQRTREIGVRMALGADRGRVIRMVMRQAGRMLVAGGLAGLALVYFTGKLVDGFLYGVGAYDGWTLGVISLLLLASGLASAYLPARRAAAIDPMEALRAE is encoded by the coding sequence ATGAAGTTCTGGCGGCGCAGGTCCGACGATATCGATGAAGAGATCGCCACACACCTGGCGATGGCTGCCGCCGAGCGGGAGCGGCGGGGAGAGACGCCCGAACAGGCGCTGAGGTCGGCAAAGCGCGAATTCGGCAATCCTCTACTGGTCCGCGACGTGACGCGCGGCGTGTGGGGAGGGGAGTGGCTTGAGCACCTGCTGCAGGACCTTCGCTATGCCTGGCGCCAGACGCGGCGGTCGCCTGGATTCTCCCTTACGGTCATCGCCACGCTGGCCCTGGGGCTGGGAGCGACGGCTGCGATGTTTACCGTGGTCGAGCGAGTCCTTCTCCAGACGTTGTCCTACCCGGAGCCGCAGCGGCTGGTCCTGCCGGCGGAATCCGGGAGGAGGGGCGACCGTCAATCGATGCCGTTGCCCGACATCGAAGAGTGGCGGCAGCGGGCACAGTCTTTTGAAGACATCGCTTTCTCAAACTCCGCAGTAGGACGGTCGTTTCTGGAAGGAGATGCGGCTGCGGAGCAGGTGGGCCATTCCCTGGTGAGTACCAACCTGTTTTCAGTCCTTGGCGTGAGGCCCGCCTTGGGGCGCGGTTTTGCTTACGACGGGCAGAAACCGTTCGCGCATGCCGGAGATGAGAAGACGATTGTCCTGAGCGATGCTGCGTGGCGCGACGCCTTTGGCGGACGGAAGGATATTCTCGGCAGGATCGTGCGGATCAGCGGCCAGCCGTACACGGTGGTCGGAGTGATGCCACGGGGCTTTTCGTTTCCCTGGAACTCCTCCCGTCCGCAGGTATGGACCGCAGCGCATTTTGATCCATCGGACGATAGCCGGAACGCACTGAATGCACTCTATAAACTCTACATCCCGATTGCGCGGTTGAAACGGGGCGTCAGCGTAACGAAGGCCGATGCCGAGCTGAAGGTCGTGCAGGCCGAGGTGGCAAAGCTGTACACGGATCCGTATGCACGGAATCTGGTGACGTCAGCGACGGTGAAGCCCTACGGCGAGTCGCTGGTGAAGCCGGAGGTCAGGAAGGCTTTGCTGGCGCTGTTTGGGGCCTCCGGTGTTCTGTGGCTGATCGCCTGCGTAAACGTGACCGGGCTGCTGCTTGCTCGCGCTGCCGTTCGTCAGCGCGAGATTGCCATCCGCGGGGCGCTGGGGGCGAGCCGCGGACGTATCGTGCGACAGCTCATGATGGAGGGAATGATTCTGAGCGCCGGTGGTTCCCTGCTGGGACTGGCGCTCGCAGTGGGGCTGCTGAAGGCGTTCGCCCACAACCTGGCGACGCAGCTTCAGGTGAAAGGCGCGATGCCGGACGGCCGCGTGATCGCGGTGCTGCTTGCCCTGACAATCGGGAGCGCGGTTTTGTCTGCGATGTGGCCCGCGGTCTCCAGTGCCCGGGCCGCAATTGAGCCTGCCCTGCGCCAGGGAAGTGGCGGCCAGGCGGGCCAGAGCCGGGAGCAGCACAGGCTGCGGTCAGCGCTGGTGGTCACGCAGATTGCCCTGTCGCTGATGCTGCTGGTCTCCTGCGGCCTGCTGCTGCGCACCATCTATGCGTTGCGTCATGCGCCGCTGGGGTTCAGGACCGACCATATCCTCGTTGGAAGCATGGCGATCCCGTCCTATCGGTTCGCAGGCAGAGATCTGACGTCTGATCTCTATAGGCCCATGCTGGAGCGTGTAATGGCGTTGCCGGGAGTAGAAGCGGCAACCCTGATGACCGAGGTCCCGCTGGGCCACTCCTTCAATGTAACTTTCTCCTTCAGCGCGCAGGGCAACAGCGCGGACGCGGTAAGAAAACGGGATTTTCGCGCGCAGCTTCGGGTTGTTGGTCCGGATGCGCAGAAGGTCTTCGGCTTCAAGCTCTTCAAAGGAAGGTATTTCAACGAAGGAGATACGGCAGGCTCGCCGGGAGTGGTGGTGGTGAACCGGGCCTTCGTCAAGGAGTTTTCGCAGAGCAACGACCCGGACAAGGTGATGGGCGAGCGCCTGATGAATCTTGAGAAGGACAGGCCAGCCGTGGTCGTGGGTGTTCTGGACGACACCCGGCAGGTCTCGGTGGCGGAGCAGTCGCGGCCGGAGATGCAGTTCTACCTGCCGCAACTCAAGCCGGACAGCAATCTGTACAAGAATGTCGAAGGCATCGCGATGGACCTGGCAGTTCGTACGGAGCGCCCCTCTGCGTCCATCGTTCCGGAGATCAAGGAGCTGATGCGACGGGCGAGTCCGGAGCTGGCCAATACCGAGTTCGTCAGCATGGACCAGATCGTCGAAGATTCGTATGGGAACCAGCAGATTATGGCCAGGCTGCTGATCGTCTTCGGCGGCGCCGCCCTGCTGCTGTGTCTCTCGGGAATCTACGGCCTATTGACGCAGCTTGTGGCCCAGAGGACGCGCGAGATCGGGGTACGGATGGCGCTGGGAGCAGATCGGGGACGAGTGATCCGAATGGTGATGCGGCAGGCCGGACGCATGCTGGTGGCCGGAGGTCTGGCGGGTCTTGCGCTGGTGTACTTTACCGGGAAACTCGTCGATGGTTTTCTCTATGGAGTGGGCGCGTATGACGGGTGGACGCTGGGGGTGATCTCGTTGCTTCTTCTGGCGAGCGGGCTGGCATCAGCGTATCTTCCGGCGCGGAGAGCGGCTGCCATCGACCCCATGGAGGCCCTTCGGGCGGAGTAG
- a CDS encoding ABC transporter ATP-binding protein, with translation MAQNALLHVDHLSIDFGDRPAVDRISFEIAPGETLGLVGESGSGKSATSLALLRLLPPSAAVTGKIAFGGYDLLALSEPEMRRRRGREIAMIFQEPMTALNPVMPVGAQIAEAVQAHHPELSRAEVRNRVLESMHEVALPEPERRLRDYPHQFSGGQRQRILIAMAIVNRPRLLIADEPTTALDVTVQAQILALLNRLRRTHNLSMLFISHDLAVVSQVADRVAVMQHGEIVEQGGAAQIFGAPQHPYTRRLLASVPTMRTDRTKPLLTLA, from the coding sequence ATGGCACAGAATGCCCTTTTGCACGTCGACCATCTCTCGATCGACTTCGGAGACCGCCCCGCTGTAGACAGAATCTCGTTCGAGATCGCTCCGGGGGAGACGCTGGGGCTGGTGGGGGAGTCCGGATCGGGCAAATCGGCTACCTCGCTCGCGCTTCTGCGGCTGCTTCCGCCGTCGGCGGCCGTAACCGGCAAGATCGCTTTTGGTGGTTATGATCTTCTGGCCCTCTCCGAGCCGGAGATGAGGCGGCGACGCGGCCGGGAGATCGCCATGATCTTCCAGGAGCCAATGACCGCCCTGAACCCGGTGATGCCGGTGGGGGCGCAGATCGCCGAGGCGGTGCAGGCGCACCACCCGGAGCTCTCCCGGGCCGAGGTGCGCAACCGTGTGCTGGAGTCGATGCACGAGGTCGCGCTGCCGGAGCCGGAGCGCCGCCTGCGCGACTATCCGCACCAGTTCTCCGGAGGGCAGAGGCAGCGCATCCTGATTGCGATGGCCATTGTGAACCGGCCACGTCTGCTGATCGCTGACGAGCCGACGACGGCGCTCGATGTGACCGTGCAGGCCCAAATCCTTGCGCTGCTGAACCGTCTGCGCAGGACGCACAATCTGTCGATGCTGTTTATCTCGCACGATCTTGCCGTGGTGAGCCAGGTGGCCGACCGGGTTGCAGTGATGCAGCACGGTGAGATCGTCGAGCAGGGCGGTGCAGCGCAGATCTTCGGGGCACCGCAGCATCCCTATACCCGCAGGCTGCTGGCATCGGTTCCGACGATGCGAACCGATCGCACGAAGCCGCTGCTGACCCTCGCCTGA
- a CDS encoding PadR family transcriptional regulator has translation MPPKTMYKNRIELLQGTLDMLILKTLQWGPQHGYSIVQALRTQSGEVLQVETGSLYPALHRLERQGWVSSEWKQTESNQRARFYQITATGKEQLAADHSRWQRMVEAIAAVMQAAPALTPDGGER, from the coding sequence ATGCCGCCGAAAACCATGTACAAGAATAGGATCGAGCTGCTGCAGGGAACGCTGGATATGCTGATCCTCAAGACCCTGCAGTGGGGGCCGCAGCACGGTTATAGCATCGTGCAGGCTCTGAGGACGCAGTCTGGAGAGGTCCTGCAAGTGGAGACCGGGTCGCTCTACCCGGCGCTTCATCGGCTGGAGCGGCAGGGGTGGGTGTCTTCGGAGTGGAAGCAGACCGAGAGCAATCAGCGGGCACGGTTCTACCAGATCACGGCGACCGGCAAGGAACAGCTTGCGGCGGACCACAGCAGATGGCAGCGGATGGTGGAGGCGATCGCCGCGGTGATGCAGGCTGCTCCGGCTCTGACTCCCGATGGGGGTGAGCGATGA
- a CDS encoding type II toxin-antitoxin system RelE/ParE family toxin has protein sequence MITGFSDADTEELWETGKNRRLPANLRRSAWKKLAILHAALELANLRVPPGNRLEALTGDRKGQHSIRINDQYHICFRWKSGNAYEVEIVDYH, from the coding sequence GTGATTACTGGTTTCTCGGATGCAGATACGGAAGAGCTGTGGGAAACAGGAAAGAATCGGCGTCTTCCCGCGAATCTCCGCAGGTCAGCATGGAAGAAGCTTGCAATTCTCCATGCTGCGCTGGAATTAGCCAATCTTCGCGTCCCGCCGGGCAATCGGCTGGAAGCATTAACGGGCGATAGAAAAGGGCAGCATAGTATCCGGATTAACGATCAGTACCATATCTGTTTTCGATGGAAATCTGGAAATGCTTATGAGGTCGAGATCGTCGATTATCACTGA
- a CDS encoding pirin family protein has translation MSTTITQKKVLGTYGPGSTHWVGDGFPVRNLFPSNGIQLEVSPFLMLDYAGPQYFKPASQPRGVGEHPHRGFETVTIAYQGSVGHRDSAGNSGVIFPGDVQWMTAASGVLHEEMHEAEFTKNGGIFEMIQLWVNLPAANKMSKPGYQAITKEQIPTIDFATGGNARVIAGALNGSQGAAKTFTPLNVWDVNLKAGEQVELPVPEGHNTAIVLRKGDVEVNETGKLSGEARIAVLGSEGDTVALKAEADSNLLLLSGEPINEPIASYGPFVMNTREEIAQAVDDFRNGRFGKL, from the coding sequence ATGTCCACCACAATCACGCAGAAGAAAGTTCTCGGAACCTACGGCCCCGGATCCACCCACTGGGTTGGAGATGGCTTTCCGGTCCGCAACCTGTTTCCGTCCAACGGAATTCAGCTTGAGGTAAGCCCGTTCCTGATGCTCGACTATGCAGGCCCGCAGTACTTCAAGCCCGCGTCCCAGCCGCGCGGCGTCGGGGAGCATCCGCATCGCGGCTTCGAGACCGTCACCATTGCCTACCAGGGTTCGGTCGGTCATCGCGACTCTGCCGGAAACTCCGGGGTCATCTTCCCTGGCGATGTCCAGTGGATGACCGCTGCCTCCGGCGTCCTGCACGAGGAGATGCACGAGGCAGAGTTCACCAAAAACGGCGGCATCTTCGAGATGATCCAGCTGTGGGTGAACCTTCCTGCGGCCAACAAGATGTCGAAGCCCGGCTATCAGGCGATCACGAAGGAGCAGATTCCGACGATTGACTTCGCCACAGGAGGGAACGCCCGCGTCATCGCAGGCGCTCTCAACGGCAGTCAGGGAGCGGCAAAGACCTTCACGCCGCTCAATGTCTGGGACGTCAACCTGAAGGCAGGCGAGCAGGTCGAGCTTCCGGTTCCGGAGGGCCACAACACGGCCATCGTCCTGCGCAAGGGCGATGTCGAGGTCAACGAGACCGGCAAGCTCAGCGGCGAAGCCCGCATCGCGGTGCTCGGCTCTGAGGGAGACACCGTCGCCCTCAAGGCAGAAGCAGACTCAAACCTGCTGCTGCTGAGCGGCGAACCCATCAACGAGCCCATCGCCAGCTACGGTCCCTTCGTCATGAACACCCGCGAAGAGATCGCGCAGGCCGTCGATGACTTCCGCAACGGACGCTTCGGCAAGCTCTGA
- a CDS encoding HigA family addiction module antitoxin, translated as MPKNFAIHPGEILRTEFLEPLGLSVYRLAQAIEVPLPRINDVVKGKRSISADTALRLGIYFGLPAQFWLNLQNEYDLRHARTPALKKIKPHPQAA; from the coding sequence ATGCCAAAGAATTTCGCAATTCATCCCGGAGAGATTCTTCGCACCGAGTTTCTGGAGCCACTGGGGCTTTCGGTCTACCGGCTGGCTCAGGCGATTGAAGTTCCCTTGCCCCGCATCAACGATGTGGTGAAAGGCAAACGGTCCATCTCGGCAGACACGGCGCTTCGTCTGGGAATCTACTTCGGCCTGCCGGCTCAATTCTGGCTCAACCTTCAGAATGAATATGACCTGCGTCATGCGCGGACTCCCGCCCTTAAAAAGATCAAACCGCATCCACAAGCGGCTTGA
- a CDS encoding zinc-dependent alcohol dehydrogenase family protein produces MKAAVLHASASALSIEEVPQPQLKPGHTLLRVLACGVCRTDLHILERDLPTVRDPLIPGHQIVGEVIDGATDEFPLGSRAGVSWIGGADLTCPFCQRGEENLCDAPVLTGYTVNGGYAQYALVRSDFAFPLPSDAEPRHLAPLLCAGIIGFRSLRVAGTQPGERIGLFGFGASASLAIQVLRHWGCEVYVSTRGEQHRAQADAAGATWVGTESDRPPVPLDRAITFAPSGQVVVSALSSLRKGGVVAINAIHLDQMPAFDYDTLLWGERQIRSVTNMTRQDARDFLALAHEIGIRPHVRTFSLDEANDALQAVKHETADGPCVILP; encoded by the coding sequence ATGAAAGCCGCCGTTCTTCATGCCTCCGCTTCAGCCCTCTCCATCGAAGAGGTTCCGCAGCCACAACTTAAGCCGGGTCACACCCTGCTGCGGGTGCTGGCGTGCGGGGTCTGCCGGACCGACCTGCATATTCTGGAGCGCGATCTGCCCACGGTGCGCGATCCTCTGATTCCCGGTCACCAGATCGTCGGGGAAGTCATCGACGGAGCTACCGATGAATTTCCTCTCGGGTCGCGCGCCGGGGTTTCGTGGATCGGGGGAGCGGACCTCACCTGCCCCTTCTGTCAGCGCGGAGAAGAGAACCTCTGCGACGCTCCGGTGCTAACCGGCTATACGGTGAACGGTGGTTACGCCCAGTACGCCCTCGTCCGTTCGGACTTCGCCTTCCCCCTACCATCCGACGCCGAGCCCAGGCACCTCGCTCCTCTGCTCTGTGCCGGCATCATCGGCTTCCGCAGCCTGCGGGTTGCCGGAACTCAGCCGGGCGAACGCATCGGGCTCTTCGGCTTCGGAGCCTCGGCGTCGCTGGCCATCCAGGTGCTGCGGCACTGGGGATGTGAGGTCTACGTCTCGACACGGGGAGAGCAGCATCGTGCACAGGCGGATGCTGCGGGTGCGACCTGGGTTGGGACTGAAAGCGACAGACCTCCGGTGCCGCTGGACCGCGCCATTACCTTCGCACCGTCAGGGCAGGTCGTAGTCTCCGCGCTCTCCAGCCTGCGCAAGGGCGGTGTGGTTGCGATCAACGCCATTCACCTGGACCAGATGCCTGCCTTCGACTACGACACGCTGCTGTGGGGTGAGCGGCAGATTCGCTCGGTGACAAACATGACGCGACAGGACGCGCGCGACTTTCTCGCGCTCGCGCACGAGATCGGCATTCGGCCGCACGTGCGTACCTTCTCGCTCGACGAGGCTAATGACGCCCTGCAGGCGGTGAAGCATGAGACGGCGGACGGCCCCTGCGTGATCCTTCCCTGA